In Thermodesulforhabdus norvegica, a single window of DNA contains:
- the frr gene encoding ribosome recycling factor translates to MLNEIYEDARSRMEKTLKNLEGEYKRLRTGRASPALVESIKVDYYGTATPLNQLATITIPEPRTIMIQPWDQNVVSEVEKAILKSDLGLTPNSDGKIIRINVPPLTEERRQELVKLVKKMAEEAKVAIRNIRRDANEMIKDLKKEKQISEDEQFRAQEKVQKITDEYVEKVEKLLEKKEKEILEV, encoded by the coding sequence ATGCTGAATGAAATATATGAAGACGCGAGATCTCGAATGGAAAAGACCCTGAAAAACCTGGAAGGCGAGTACAAAAGGCTCAGGACCGGTCGCGCCTCTCCTGCTCTTGTTGAATCCATCAAGGTTGACTATTACGGAACGGCCACACCTCTCAATCAACTGGCAACGATAACCATACCGGAACCCAGAACCATAATGATCCAGCCCTGGGATCAGAATGTCGTCTCCGAAGTGGAAAAGGCCATTCTCAAATCAGATCTTGGCTTAACTCCCAACAGCGACGGCAAAATCATCCGCATAAATGTTCCTCCTCTTACCGAAGAACGAAGGCAGGAATTGGTAAAACTCGTTAAAAAAATGGCAGAAGAAGCCAAGGTCGCTATAAGGAACATAAGAAGAGATGCCAACGAAATGATAAAAGATCTCAAAAAGGAAAAGCAGATTTCCGAAGACGAGCAATTCAGAGCTCAGGAAAAAGTTCAGAAAATAACCGATGAGTATGTAGAAAAGGTGGAGAAACTTCTGGAAAAGAAAGAAAAAGAAATTCTGGAGGTGTAA
- a CDS encoding acetyl-CoA decarbonylase/synthase complex subunit delta, translating into MAFEPTKQKYTGAVRQVTLGVGDKAVTVGGRSCFPFYTFEGEMPNPPRVAMEVWDKNPGDEWPETAKEPFKDVLDDPVAWAKKCVEKYGAEIIALQTRSADPNADNKPAAEVAAVVKKVVDAVDVPVIVWGVANHEKDIEVMRLVAEQCSGKNLALAPVEEGDHKQIGAACMGYNHVVVASTPIDVNLAKQLNVLLGNLGVKDDKILIDPTTGALGYGLEYTYSVMERITQAALAQGDDKLANPIVNNLSIEVWKTKEANQTTEEAPELGDAKTRAVLMEAVTAVSYLLAGSDIVILRHPDTVKLVKDYIEKMMA; encoded by the coding sequence TTGGCGTTTGAACCGACAAAACAAAAGTATACCGGAGCCGTTCGGCAGGTTACGCTTGGTGTGGGCGATAAGGCTGTTACGGTGGGTGGCAGATCCTGTTTCCCCTTTTACACCTTTGAGGGTGAGATGCCGAATCCGCCCAGGGTAGCAATGGAGGTCTGGGACAAGAATCCCGGCGATGAGTGGCCTGAGACGGCAAAAGAGCCCTTTAAGGACGTACTGGATGACCCCGTTGCGTGGGCAAAGAAGTGCGTGGAGAAATACGGGGCAGAGATCATTGCTCTTCAGACGAGAAGTGCAGACCCCAATGCCGACAACAAACCTGCTGCAGAAGTTGCCGCTGTCGTGAAGAAGGTGGTGGATGCTGTGGATGTTCCGGTTATCGTGTGGGGTGTAGCGAATCACGAGAAGGACATAGAGGTTATGAGGCTTGTTGCCGAGCAGTGTTCCGGGAAGAACCTGGCGCTCGCTCCTGTGGAAGAAGGAGACCATAAGCAGATCGGTGCTGCCTGTATGGGATACAATCATGTGGTGGTTGCTTCCACGCCCATCGACGTTAACCTGGCAAAGCAGCTCAACGTCCTGCTGGGCAACCTCGGAGTGAAGGACGATAAGATTCTCATCGACCCCACCACCGGTGCCCTTGGCTACGGGCTTGAATACACCTATTCGGTCATGGAGCGAATTACTCAGGCTGCGCTTGCTCAGGGTGACGACAAACTCGCCAATCCTATTGTGAACAATCTGTCAATAGAAGTTTGGAAAACAAAGGAAGCCAATCAGACCACAGAGGAAGCCCCTGAACTCGGGGATGCCAAGACGAGAGCCGTATTGATGGAAGCGGTAACTGCTGTGAGTTACCTGCTGGCGGGATCTGACATAGTCATCTTGAGGCATCCCGATACGGTTAAGTTGGTAAAGGATTACATAGAAAAGATGATGGCTTAG
- a CDS encoding GTP-binding protein yields the protein MAIIDLARKEVQVKIVYYGPARGGKTANLLYIYKAMSKHVAGKMVTIDTKGDRTLFFDFLPVSIGKIRDLNIRIQLYTVPGQTMYHATRRLVLRGVDGVAFIADSLRVQKNKNIESLKDLEENLKSYNLDIHTIPLVLQYNKRDLEGSGIPLLSIEEMEADLNNDLKAPQFPASAIKGFGVFETLREITKRTVKSVAAKLLK from the coding sequence GTGGCTATTATTGATCTGGCGAGAAAAGAGGTTCAGGTCAAGATAGTTTATTACGGGCCTGCAAGGGGAGGCAAAACGGCCAATTTGCTCTACATCTACAAGGCCATGAGCAAGCATGTCGCAGGCAAAATGGTCACCATAGACACCAAAGGTGATCGTACTCTGTTTTTTGATTTCTTACCCGTAAGCATAGGTAAAATCAGGGATTTGAATATTCGTATTCAGCTTTACACCGTGCCGGGCCAGACCATGTACCATGCCACAAGAAGACTGGTTCTAAGAGGTGTGGACGGTGTGGCCTTCATTGCCGACTCGCTACGTGTGCAGAAAAACAAAAACATAGAAAGCCTCAAGGATCTCGAAGAAAATCTCAAGTCCTACAACCTGGACATTCACACAATTCCGCTGGTTCTGCAATATAATAAAAGAGATCTGGAGGGCAGTGGAATACCTTTGCTCTCTATTGAAGAAATGGAAGCGGATTTAAACAATGACCTCAAAGCACCTCAATTCCCCGCCAGCGCCATAAAGGGTTTCGGCGTCTTTGAAACCCTCAGGGAGATAACAAAAAGAACCGTAAAAAGTGTAGCTGCAAAGCTTTTAAAATAA
- a CDS encoding protein kinase domain-containing protein, with protein sequence MESARELLDRKIEELRLYAQQGLLEIVDQLAEDLIREVQEGNLSEDEKEYYFQAIKSVSGVRAEKPADEEERIEAESSITNETVEFDPEQKMAYARTLIEIQEWDEAIKVLQEIAATGYSVEQCYELCGDCAAKKGDIDKAISFYEIVYSTPGLSSSDKERILDKITRCQQKKVHRKRAATLARVSSGMQKVEAIDYELTAPDLAEQFESFTDFIGNVAKSWVGRDGKPLSDNTYTYVLKDLLYVGRTHAVFEAYCQESGETFAACTLVQPWNRCVAFVDIAEWAYTCRMMSCDFLDIPYDLAEVNGIPFLIRKHYEKSLAEYVNEQGIMSMEKACLVAYQILEGLGYLHLHVGADGVKRKIYHLDLRPSRVFLNGNGRVYLAYGGLWKLLQSRCPTHTRPRNLPIAFLPYRAPEQFRTYLWSDKRPQVVTDVYLFGVLFYELLTGAVPFQAESVEEHEILHCDQKVMPPQVWRPEIPDELVEIVMKCLEVKPQKRWRSTTQILLLLEKFLGGPSRVKELIKRNRTVDSV encoded by the coding sequence ATGGAGAGCGCCAGGGAACTACTGGATCGAAAAATCGAAGAACTTCGGTTGTATGCCCAACAGGGCCTTTTGGAGATCGTTGATCAACTTGCAGAAGATTTAATCAGGGAGGTTCAGGAAGGTAATCTCTCGGAGGATGAGAAAGAGTACTATTTTCAGGCGATAAAAAGTGTTTCAGGCGTTAGAGCCGAGAAACCAGCAGATGAGGAAGAACGGATTGAAGCGGAGAGCAGTATCACGAATGAAACTGTGGAATTCGACCCGGAACAAAAAATGGCCTACGCCAGGACCCTGATAGAAATTCAGGAATGGGATGAGGCAATCAAGGTTTTGCAGGAGATAGCGGCAACGGGTTACTCCGTTGAGCAGTGCTACGAGCTCTGTGGTGATTGTGCCGCAAAGAAAGGCGACATCGATAAGGCTATAAGCTTCTACGAAATTGTATATTCAACACCGGGGCTGAGTTCGTCGGACAAAGAGCGCATTCTGGACAAGATAACCAGATGTCAACAAAAGAAAGTCCATCGAAAAAGGGCCGCTACCTTGGCCCGTGTTTCTTCGGGAATGCAGAAGGTTGAAGCTATTGATTACGAATTAACGGCTCCCGACCTCGCAGAACAGTTCGAATCTTTTACGGATTTCATCGGAAACGTGGCGAAATCCTGGGTAGGCCGAGACGGAAAACCTCTTTCGGATAATACCTACACTTATGTGCTAAAAGACCTCTTATACGTCGGGCGCACTCATGCGGTGTTTGAAGCGTACTGTCAGGAAAGCGGGGAGACTTTTGCCGCCTGTACGCTTGTTCAGCCCTGGAACAGATGCGTTGCCTTTGTGGACATTGCGGAGTGGGCTTACACATGCCGCATGATGTCCTGTGATTTTCTGGATATACCCTACGATCTGGCCGAGGTTAACGGCATACCTTTTTTAATAAGAAAGCATTATGAGAAAAGCCTTGCCGAATACGTTAACGAGCAGGGCATTATGTCTATGGAGAAGGCCTGCCTTGTTGCCTATCAGATACTCGAAGGGCTGGGTTATCTACATCTCCATGTTGGGGCCGATGGAGTGAAAAGGAAAATCTATCACCTTGATCTGCGTCCATCTCGGGTTTTTCTTAACGGTAACGGCAGGGTTTATCTGGCTTACGGTGGATTATGGAAATTACTACAATCTAGGTGTCCTACACATACACGCCCCAGAAACCTACCGATAGCTTTTCTTCCCTACAGGGCACCCGAACAATTTCGGACTTATTTATGGAGTGACAAGAGGCCGCAGGTTGTAACGGACGTTTATCTTTTCGGTGTTTTGTTTTACGAATTGCTCACCGGCGCTGTGCCTTTCCAGGCTGAATCGGTTGAAGAACATGAAATTCTTCATTGTGACCAGAAGGTCATGCCGCCTCAAGTATGGCGGCCTGAGATACCCGATGAACTTGTCGAGATCGTTATGAAATGTCTGGAAGTGAAACCTCAAAAACGGTGGAGAAGCACGACGCAGATTTTATTGCTTTTGGAAAAGTTCCTGGGAGGGCCTTCGCGTGTTAAAGAACTTATTAAGAGGAACCGAACGGTTGATTCCGTTTAA
- a CDS encoding roadblock/LC7 domain-containing protein, whose amino-acid sequence MDLVLTPDKQEQLTRLIEDELIANGATHVFLVDTSGALIVEKGMFDPETVLPLAALSAANFGATAEIARLVGEQDFTLLFHKGEKHNIHFSKIGDDYILVVLFDKNVALGLIRLKIEKIANQVLSILEAN is encoded by the coding sequence ATGGATCTGGTGCTAACCCCTGATAAACAGGAACAACTTACCAGATTGATAGAAGATGAGCTTATTGCCAATGGAGCGACTCATGTCTTTTTGGTTGATACGTCGGGTGCCCTGATTGTGGAAAAGGGGATGTTTGATCCCGAAACCGTTCTTCCTCTCGCCGCATTGTCGGCGGCGAACTTTGGTGCCACTGCCGAGATTGCCAGATTGGTAGGGGAGCAGGATTTTACCCTCCTGTTCCATAAGGGTGAGAAACATAATATTCATTTTTCCAAGATTGGTGACGATTATATTCTTGTGGTGCTTTTCGATAAGAATGTGGCTCTGGGGTTGATCAGACTGAAAATAGAAAAAATTGCCAATCAGGTACTTTCCATACTAGAAGCAAACTGA
- the gspG gene encoding type II secretion system major pseudopilin GspG, whose amino-acid sequence MRSESFLFKQSERGFTLIELLIVMIILGLLASLVGPKLFQKIGTSKQKTAKMQISLFESALDAYRLDVGKYPSTEEGLEALRKNPGYETWNGPYLPKDIPEDPWGRDYVYRCPGEHGDYDLYSLGADGQEGGEGENADVTNWE is encoded by the coding sequence ATGAGAAGTGAGAGCTTTTTGTTTAAGCAATCGGAACGGGGTTTTACCCTTATTGAGTTGCTCATCGTAATGATTATTCTCGGATTGCTGGCGTCATTGGTAGGACCCAAGCTCTTTCAGAAAATAGGGACCTCCAAGCAGAAAACCGCCAAGATGCAGATCTCCCTTTTCGAATCCGCTCTGGATGCATACAGACTTGATGTGGGAAAGTATCCTTCGACGGAAGAGGGCCTTGAAGCGCTCAGGAAAAATCCGGGCTATGAAACATGGAACGGGCCTTACCTGCCCAAGGACATCCCCGAAGATCCCTGGGGAAGAGACTATGTGTACAGATGTCCCGGCGAGCATGGAGATTACGATCTTTACTCTCTCGGAGCCGACGGACAAGAAGGGGGTGAAGGGGAAAATGCCGATGTAACCAACTGGGAATAG
- the rdgC gene encoding recombination-associated protein RdgC, translated as MGIQSGAATITFFHVPDPITEDFWNYIDENLKAGIFSPCGEEDVRTSGFVSWSDLFSIDLDHGGYRKGEYIVFQFRIDEKKIPSMLLKQHLKEEKLRFTKERGRPPTRSEQKILKEAVEKKLIKLTFPIPRGCEVVWNPLSRELMLGTASSGVIEAFLAHFERYLKLFPVPQYHLKWALTMDDVPAQVKDSITKLVNPSSPTALKEGMFLGYEFLTWLWFRTEAYTNDVKVDDSRHGSIYLGDRITLGVPLEGTEKVTCTSKKHHLDEARVALASGKRPAEAQWFMQVADREYTFTLDASLWSIKSLKFYINTPPEGNDPDGIFFNRIFCIEEVRAFLRKLYGEFLNFRFTSSWQDDVLPELNRWIMNFRRGKPISELKNVDN; from the coding sequence ATGGGAATCCAATCAGGGGCTGCAACGATAACCTTTTTCCATGTACCCGATCCCATTACGGAGGATTTCTGGAATTACATCGATGAAAACCTCAAAGCCGGGATCTTCAGCCCCTGTGGTGAAGAAGACGTCCGAACATCCGGTTTCGTCTCCTGGAGCGATCTTTTCTCAATTGATCTGGATCATGGAGGTTATCGAAAAGGCGAATACATAGTCTTTCAGTTTCGCATCGACGAGAAAAAAATCCCATCGATGCTCCTAAAACAGCATTTAAAGGAAGAAAAGCTACGTTTTACAAAGGAGCGAGGACGGCCCCCCACTCGATCAGAACAGAAAATTTTGAAGGAAGCCGTTGAAAAAAAATTAATAAAGCTCACTTTTCCGATTCCACGGGGTTGTGAAGTCGTCTGGAACCCTTTAAGTCGTGAACTGATGCTGGGCACAGCTTCTTCAGGGGTCATAGAAGCCTTTCTGGCTCATTTTGAAAGGTATCTCAAGCTGTTCCCTGTACCTCAATATCACTTAAAGTGGGCACTCACAATGGACGATGTCCCTGCTCAGGTGAAGGACTCCATAACCAAGCTTGTCAACCCTTCGTCCCCCACCGCTCTTAAAGAAGGTATGTTTCTGGGGTACGAGTTTCTTACCTGGCTGTGGTTTCGAACAGAAGCGTACACCAACGATGTAAAAGTTGACGATTCACGCCACGGAAGCATTTACCTGGGAGATCGAATAACTCTGGGAGTGCCTCTCGAAGGCACGGAAAAGGTTACCTGTACATCTAAAAAGCATCATCTCGATGAAGCTCGCGTGGCCCTGGCATCGGGGAAAAGACCTGCAGAAGCACAGTGGTTTATGCAGGTAGCCGACAGAGAATACACCTTTACGCTGGATGCATCTCTTTGGAGCATTAAGTCCCTCAAGTTCTACATTAATACTCCCCCTGAAGGCAACGATCCCGACGGTATCTTTTTTAACAGGATATTTTGTATTGAAGAGGTTCGGGCTTTCTTGAGAAAGCTTTACGGGGAATTTCTCAATTTTAGATTTACAAGTTCCTGGCAGGATGATGTTTTGCCTGAACTTAACCGATGGATTATGAATTTCAGAAGGGGTAAGCCAATCTCCGAACTCAAAAATGTTGACAACTAG
- the rpsB gene encoding 30S ribosomal protein S2, with amino-acid sequence MAVVTMKELLEAGVHFGHQTRRWNPKMKPYIFGSRNGIYIIDLQKTVRLFQEAYNFVVEATASGETVLFVGTKPQAQDIIREEATRCGMYYVNRRWLGGMLTNFKTIMKRVERLKELDAMFEDGSISKFPKKEVLKLAREREKLEANLGGIKEMKHLPGVVYVVDTPKEKIAVAEANKLGIPVVAIIDTNSDPDVIDYPIPGNDDAIRAIKLITSRIADACIEGRRRYEESLQAESDKELEVELTPGESLKEEGGPEVEIVNPVADEADVEDEE; translated from the coding sequence ATGGCGGTTGTTACGATGAAAGAGCTTCTTGAAGCGGGTGTCCACTTCGGTCACCAAACGCGCCGGTGGAACCCCAAGATGAAACCCTACATCTTCGGTTCCAGAAACGGTATTTACATCATAGATCTTCAAAAAACGGTAAGGCTTTTTCAGGAAGCCTACAATTTCGTGGTGGAGGCTACCGCTTCGGGAGAAACCGTTTTATTCGTCGGAACAAAGCCTCAAGCCCAGGACATCATTCGCGAAGAAGCCACCCGCTGCGGTATGTATTACGTTAACCGACGATGGCTGGGCGGCATGCTTACAAATTTTAAAACCATCATGAAGCGTGTGGAAAGACTAAAAGAACTGGATGCAATGTTCGAAGACGGAAGCATTTCCAAATTTCCCAAGAAAGAAGTTTTGAAGCTTGCAAGGGAGCGAGAAAAGCTGGAGGCAAATCTTGGTGGTATTAAAGAAATGAAGCATCTTCCGGGGGTTGTTTATGTAGTGGACACCCCCAAAGAAAAGATTGCCGTGGCGGAGGCAAACAAGCTGGGAATACCCGTTGTGGCAATAATAGATACCAACAGTGACCCTGATGTAATTGACTATCCCATTCCCGGAAATGATGACGCCATCAGGGCCATTAAGCTTATCACATCGAGGATTGCCGATGCATGTATCGAAGGACGCAGACGCTATGAAGAATCTCTGCAGGCCGAAAGTGACAAGGAACTCGAAGTCGAGCTCACCCCGGGCGAAAGCCTGAAAGAAGAAGGTGGGCCGGAGGTAGAAATCGTCAATCCCGTAGCAGATGAGGCGGATGTAGAGGACGAAGAATAA
- the tsf gene encoding translation elongation factor Ts, whose amino-acid sequence MEMIKELRAKTNAGMMDCKRALEATNGDMEKAIDYLRQKGLATAMKRAGKEAKEGLVQAYVHGGGRIGVLVEINCETDFAARSDAFQEFAKNIAMQIAATNPLGVEKEDIPQEIVERERAIYEAQARETGKPENVIQKIVEGKMRKFFEEAALMEQPFIRDPDKTIRDYLNELVAQIGEKVVIRRFTRYQLGEE is encoded by the coding sequence ATGGAAATGATAAAGGAATTGAGGGCGAAGACCAACGCAGGAATGATGGACTGCAAGAGGGCTCTGGAGGCCACGAATGGCGATATGGAAAAGGCCATCGATTACTTGAGGCAAAAAGGCCTTGCGACGGCCATGAAGCGGGCCGGCAAGGAGGCAAAAGAAGGCCTGGTACAGGCATACGTTCACGGCGGCGGAAGGATAGGAGTTCTTGTGGAGATCAACTGCGAAACCGACTTTGCCGCCAGAAGTGATGCATTCCAGGAATTTGCGAAAAACATTGCAATGCAGATTGCCGCAACGAACCCTCTGGGTGTGGAAAAGGAAGACATCCCGCAGGAAATCGTAGAGCGAGAAAGGGCAATCTACGAGGCTCAGGCGAGGGAAACTGGTAAACCCGAAAATGTGATTCAGAAAATCGTGGAAGGAAAAATGAGGAAGTTTTTTGAAGAGGCGGCTCTTATGGAGCAGCCCTTTATACGGGATCCCGACAAGACAATCCGTGATTATCTCAACGAGCTGGTAGCTCAGATAGGTGAAAAAGTGGTCATAAGACGGTTTACCAGGTATCAGCTAGGAGAAGAATAA
- the cooS gene encoding anaerobic carbon-monoxide dehydrogenase catalytic subunit: MAEVEKKEKKKEYNLKEFTTCESTLMMLQKAAAEGVDNAFFRAAEMKPCPIGMESACCKHCAMGPCRLNPKDPYSRVGVCGATIDTIAARNFARMVASGAAAHTDHGMTMLDVFRDVVNGKIKDYKIKDEVKLREVAKSVGIEVEGKETLEIAKELYHELEKTYTQVEGEIPFAKRVPPKTLETWRKLGIVPRGAMREIMELMHRSHMGVDQDYRNIVLQCSRTALADGWGGSMVATEISDILFGTPKPLVAAVNMGNLKEDHVNIIVHGHEPNLFESMIDSVNDPKLIEKAKEAGAKGIQLLGMCCSGAEALSRHGIPHAGNFMSTEAVLVTGAVDAMAVDVQCIKQGLSTVAKCYGTRLFTTNPRCKIEGVEHIEFHEREPRKCTDKIVEMAIERFKNGRPDRIVIPPRRDFGVHGFSHEYINYMLGGTFRASYKPLNENIINGKIRGVAGVVGCTNPRVRQDWVHVELVKELIKNNVLVVQTGCSQIALAKAGLMKPDAAVLAGDGLAEVCEAVGMPPVLGLGSCVDNSRILIACAEMVRIGGLGESIADLPVAGAAPEYMSEKAICIGQYFVASGVYTVFGVTFPTIEGTKFHKHLFEELEEMGLGKWGFATDPIEMAHKMIAHIDKKREALGIMGPRERKLFDMADRRALDVV; this comes from the coding sequence ATGGCTGAGGTTGAAAAGAAAGAAAAGAAAAAAGAGTACAATTTGAAGGAATTTACCACCTGTGAATCCACCCTTATGATGCTCCAGAAGGCGGCGGCAGAAGGAGTGGATAACGCCTTCTTCCGGGCGGCCGAGATGAAGCCGTGCCCGATCGGTATGGAATCTGCCTGCTGTAAGCACTGCGCCATGGGACCCTGTCGTCTGAACCCCAAGGATCCCTATTCTCGCGTTGGTGTTTGCGGTGCCACGATTGACACAATTGCCGCCCGTAACTTTGCGAGAATGGTTGCCTCCGGTGCTGCGGCTCACACCGACCACGGTATGACGATGCTGGATGTCTTTCGGGATGTCGTGAACGGTAAGATTAAAGATTACAAAATTAAGGATGAGGTTAAGCTCAGAGAAGTTGCAAAGAGTGTGGGTATAGAGGTTGAGGGTAAGGAAACTCTCGAAATTGCTAAAGAACTTTATCATGAGCTGGAGAAAACTTACACACAGGTTGAGGGTGAAATTCCCTTTGCCAAGCGCGTACCTCCCAAGACTCTTGAGACCTGGAGGAAGCTCGGGATCGTTCCCCGGGGTGCCATGAGAGAAATTATGGAACTCATGCACCGCAGTCACATGGGTGTGGATCAGGATTACAGGAATATCGTATTGCAATGCTCCAGAACGGCTCTTGCCGACGGCTGGGGCGGTTCTATGGTTGCGACGGAGATTTCCGACATCCTTTTCGGAACTCCCAAGCCTCTGGTTGCGGCCGTCAATATGGGTAACCTCAAGGAAGACCATGTAAACATAATCGTGCACGGCCACGAACCCAATCTTTTTGAGTCTATGATAGATTCGGTTAATGATCCCAAATTGATTGAAAAGGCCAAGGAAGCTGGAGCAAAGGGGATTCAGCTCCTGGGTATGTGTTGTTCTGGTGCTGAGGCGCTTAGCCGTCATGGTATTCCTCATGCTGGAAACTTTATGAGTACCGAAGCTGTTCTGGTTACCGGCGCTGTTGATGCGATGGCCGTGGACGTTCAGTGTATCAAGCAGGGACTTTCGACCGTAGCCAAGTGCTATGGAACCCGTCTGTTTACGACCAATCCCAGGTGCAAGATTGAGGGCGTTGAGCACATCGAGTTTCATGAAAGAGAGCCCCGTAAGTGCACGGATAAAATAGTTGAGATGGCGATTGAGCGCTTTAAGAACGGGAGACCCGACAGGATAGTGATTCCTCCCCGGCGGGACTTCGGAGTGCATGGTTTTTCCCACGAATACATCAATTACATGCTCGGAGGTACCTTCCGGGCTTCTTATAAGCCGCTGAACGAAAATATTATAAACGGTAAGATAAGGGGTGTTGCGGGTGTTGTTGGTTGTACGAACCCGAGAGTGCGTCAGGACTGGGTCCATGTTGAGCTGGTAAAAGAGCTTATCAAGAACAACGTGCTTGTCGTTCAGACCGGGTGCTCCCAGATTGCTCTGGCCAAAGCGGGTCTTATGAAGCCCGATGCGGCAGTGCTTGCAGGGGATGGTCTTGCAGAGGTTTGTGAAGCCGTGGGTATGCCACCTGTTCTGGGACTGGGCTCCTGTGTTGATAACAGCAGAATTCTTATTGCCTGTGCCGAAATGGTCAGGATTGGCGGTCTTGGGGAAAGCATTGCAGATCTTCCCGTTGCCGGTGCGGCTCCTGAGTACATGAGTGAAAAGGCCATATGCATTGGGCAGTATTTTGTGGCTTCGGGCGTTTACACCGTATTCGGTGTAACCTTCCCGACCATAGAGGGTACGAAGTTCCACAAGCATCTTTTTGAAGAGCTTGAAGAGATGGGTCTTGGCAAATGGGGATTTGCAACGGATCCCATTGAAATGGCCCACAAGATGATCGCCCATATCGATAAGAAGCGTGAGGCCCTCGGCATCATGGGCCCAAGAGAAAGAAAGCTCTTCGATATGGCGGATCGTCGTGCTCTCGATGTTGTGTAA
- the pyrH gene encoding UMP kinase, producing MAKASGGPVFKRVLLKLSGEALMGNLSYGIDPQTIDRMAAEIASVHKLGVEIAIVIGGGNIFRGVQGAAQGMERATADYMGMLATVMNALALQQALEKHDVATRVQSAITMREVAEPFIRRRAVRHLEKGRIVIFAAGTGLPFFTTDTAAALRCIEIGAEALLKGTKVDGVYSSDPEKDPGATRYARLSYTEVLAKNLKVMDATAISLARDQKIKIIVFNVRVPGNIERVIRGEPVGTIVEEVGHAE from the coding sequence ATGGCGAAGGCGTCCGGAGGGCCGGTTTTTAAACGCGTGCTCTTAAAACTCAGCGGCGAAGCCCTTATGGGAAACCTGAGCTACGGTATTGACCCTCAAACCATTGACCGCATGGCGGCCGAAATTGCCTCTGTCCACAAGCTCGGCGTCGAGATTGCCATTGTAATAGGCGGAGGAAATATATTCCGGGGAGTACAGGGCGCAGCTCAGGGAATGGAAAGGGCAACTGCTGATTACATGGGTATGCTTGCAACGGTCATGAATGCTCTGGCCCTCCAGCAGGCGCTGGAAAAACACGACGTGGCAACGAGGGTACAATCGGCAATAACGATGCGGGAGGTTGCAGAACCTTTTATAAGGCGCCGGGCTGTGCGCCATCTCGAAAAGGGGCGCATCGTTATCTTTGCAGCGGGCACAGGTCTGCCCTTCTTTACGACAGATACTGCCGCCGCGCTCAGATGCATCGAAATAGGTGCAGAAGCACTGCTGAAGGGGACAAAAGTGGACGGCGTTTACAGCAGTGATCCTGAAAAAGACCCCGGAGCAACCAGATATGCGCGACTGAGTTACACGGAAGTACTTGCAAAGAATCTAAAAGTCATGGATGCGACGGCCATCTCCCTTGCGCGAGACCAAAAAATTAAAATAATTGTGTTTAACGTTCGCGTTCCGGGGAATATTGAAAGGGTTATCAGAGGTGAACCCGTGGGCACAATCGTTGAGGAGGTGGGGCATGCTGAATGA